A window of the Listeria swaminathanii genome harbors these coding sequences:
- a CDS encoding Cna B-type domain-containing protein — MLKHNWQKVFVVMVAVALIFQLVPWSNIFAGAEENQTKTTQQIAQPDDQKVADENKTTVLPDNKETTKNLVNGKQLLKGSVDWNFTNKVTDANGNTKETYAPGDSLKFSVSLAIPSYSEAVLNETYTFWIQKDFFQGDKVTFVNPAIDGLTPRQNVFTDDSMKNSIGTKTINGVEYIGYTLKFNQSPEALAKYEDEPLTNAKFDMFATISTTIITKEDYKAIVIEDNKDVDISNIEVPVTPPTPDTDNGVLTASKAIDSAWRLDKDTGKYVKVATSSTNYTPEKDDLVFYYVYAMNNSGENAVLEKMIDELPAGFSIITEGSPEWQALSTASGSSLQRGWVASADQTNLAPGATRYELPFSPAQTISKNGGGIYRTIAAKVTDPTKDLTNVTKSPTKGGEGKSGSITPSGKDVYDMAITTKISSTYDKNNKYIGAVSSTTTPVSISEGSTVGVTYTAINQGNYTKDVVVYAYVPAGYELNNDTSDFKTANDKWKYETTVPSGGGVWSDIKVYSITLSGGMASGATKTATMYMKAMGIPEDGTYSAVDFYMAGEIGSFSNFSGESTLDGAITDVDSTPDMNPGNDLISNVDGSTIKPIDGFQKEKPHVVKENAKSTATLQDEDDFDFDYVTFIKTPEVIPSEGKVFEKTRLSAADAEKTARNMIGSDIMGSALKDYTPLADDGRITSPKTYMVYEMNINPSGVEDTLNSSFTDTLPKGLKMLEYDIAGLNSSNKHIYGFTTNKFEGTPKFTNADGQDVIVYQKGLYSEKQVCIANSTLNDVGVRYFGNNADKMGVTGSVTKDARTLTLNFGQPAADPMYSETKAAYKVYMIVVIDPNEIDYSSIMQNKATYTYNDKVITSYENSEMYWDAGGGTAYAKKYVLDNKTNAYLSGSQYNVATPDADGNLSVGYKIRVRSAYEFDKSSINIGDVIAADNFKSISNVEVNGYEANPNTGFQIDGELENPVPLSADKYAVEAKATANTLDITNPVDIPQMQLYNVLFKVNYQKVKYGAKLVNQAAGSEVATVVPLNLNLLKQDDISKTTLTGYEFKAYYADENGKADLTKPVKDTNSNEIIMTDSSGAANFIPNGYKTTSKNQEWKVVLVETKTPTGYESNENKEYPVTVKSDANGNLSIPNSTETGLEITNDDHGAATATIDNHADVKMIDVNGAKTWTGDTEANRPDSIEVQLLQDGVAYGSPITVTKADDWKYEFKNVPETNADGNKYTYTVLENTVSNYTSAVTGLDINNTLIKPDIKMINLDGQKTWKNDTENDRPASIEIQLQQNGQDYGFPVTVTKANNWKYEFKNLPETTNDGAAYNYTIVEKAVPGYETKVDGMDVINTKIDAPKTAVSGEKTWKNDTAKDRPDFIEVQLLQNGQTYGDPVKVTKENDWKYSFKDLPKADANNQDYRYAVAEIAVPGYKTTTDGMNLTNTKVTDEKNATSASGTKTWVGDNEKTRPDSIEVQLLQNGKAYGTPIKVTAKSNWKYSFTNLPEKDKTGKKYSYTVSEKQVSGYSVKVKGMDLTNTKVTKTTPKDTHSTNKPSKTKKLPGTGDTNGMLLFAGGLALLFLGLHLRRKSAK, encoded by the coding sequence ATGCTAAAACACAACTGGCAAAAAGTATTCGTTGTAATGGTTGCGGTTGCGCTTATTTTTCAACTGGTTCCGTGGTCTAATATCTTCGCCGGAGCAGAAGAAAACCAAACAAAAACAACTCAACAAATAGCACAACCAGATGATCAAAAAGTAGCGGATGAAAACAAAACAACCGTTCTACCTGACAATAAAGAGACAACTAAAAATCTAGTAAATGGAAAGCAATTACTAAAAGGTTCCGTTGACTGGAATTTTACAAATAAAGTAACAGACGCAAACGGGAATACAAAAGAAACTTATGCACCAGGAGACTCACTCAAGTTTTCAGTAAGTTTGGCAATCCCATCCTATTCAGAAGCAGTCTTGAATGAGACTTATACATTTTGGATACAAAAAGACTTCTTCCAAGGAGACAAAGTAACATTTGTTAATCCAGCAATTGATGGATTAACACCGAGACAAAATGTTTTTACAGACGACTCAATGAAAAACTCGATTGGAACAAAAACAATAAATGGTGTCGAGTACATTGGTTACACGCTCAAATTTAATCAGAGTCCGGAAGCTTTAGCAAAATATGAAGATGAGCCGCTTACTAATGCTAAATTTGATATGTTTGCAACAATAAGTACTACAATTATAACAAAAGAAGACTATAAAGCTATTGTAATTGAAGATAATAAAGACGTAGATATTAGTAATATTGAAGTCCCCGTGACACCGCCAACTCCCGATACAGATAATGGTGTACTAACCGCATCTAAAGCAATTGACTCGGCTTGGCGTTTAGACAAAGATACTGGGAAATATGTTAAAGTAGCTACTTCATCTACAAACTATACACCTGAAAAAGATGATTTAGTTTTCTATTATGTTTATGCAATGAACAATTCAGGAGAAAATGCCGTTTTAGAAAAAATGATAGATGAATTACCAGCAGGCTTTTCCATTATTACGGAAGGTTCACCGGAATGGCAGGCTTTATCAACTGCATCTGGCTCTTCGCTTCAACGCGGCTGGGTAGCTTCTGCAGACCAAACAAATCTTGCACCAGGTGCAACTAGATACGAATTACCGTTTTCCCCAGCTCAGACTATCTCCAAAAATGGTGGCGGTATTTATAGAACGATTGCAGCAAAAGTAACTGATCCTACAAAAGATTTGACTAACGTTACTAAAAGCCCGACTAAAGGTGGCGAAGGTAAATCTGGTTCTATAACGCCAAGTGGGAAAGATGTTTATGACATGGCAATTACGACAAAAATCAGCTCAACCTATGATAAAAATAATAAATATATTGGCGCTGTTAGTAGCACAACTACGCCCGTTTCTATTTCAGAAGGAAGCACAGTTGGCGTTACTTATACCGCAATTAATCAAGGGAATTATACAAAAGATGTTGTCGTGTATGCGTATGTACCAGCAGGTTATGAACTTAATAATGATACATCAGATTTCAAAACTGCTAATGATAAATGGAAATATGAAACAACTGTGCCTAGTGGCGGTGGTGTTTGGAGTGATATAAAAGTATACTCAATTACACTTTCTGGAGGTATGGCATCAGGTGCAACAAAAACTGCAACAATGTACATGAAAGCTATGGGCATACCTGAAGATGGGACTTATAGTGCTGTAGATTTTTACATGGCTGGAGAAATTGGCTCATTTTCAAACTTTAGCGGAGAATCTACTTTAGACGGAGCAATTACCGATGTGGACTCGACGCCGGACATGAATCCAGGAAATGATTTGATCAGTAATGTCGATGGTTCCACGATAAAACCAATTGACGGATTCCAAAAAGAAAAACCACATGTTGTAAAAGAAAATGCTAAATCAACAGCGACTTTACAAGATGAAGATGATTTCGATTTTGATTATGTCACATTCATTAAAACACCAGAAGTAATTCCATCAGAAGGAAAAGTGTTTGAAAAAACACGTTTATCGGCAGCTGATGCAGAAAAAACAGCACGCAATATGATTGGTAGCGACATCATGGGTTCTGCACTCAAGGACTATACGCCTCTTGCAGATGATGGCAGAATTACTTCACCGAAAACATACATGGTTTATGAAATGAATATTAACCCATCAGGAGTAGAAGATACACTAAATTCTTCTTTCACAGATACACTACCAAAAGGGTTGAAAATGCTTGAATATGATATTGCTGGTTTAAATTCTAGTAATAAACATATTTATGGGTTTACAACGAACAAATTTGAAGGTACACCGAAATTTACAAATGCAGACGGACAAGATGTTATTGTTTATCAAAAAGGCTTATATTCCGAAAAACAAGTTTGTATTGCCAATTCCACTTTAAATGACGTTGGAGTAAGGTATTTCGGAAATAACGCGGATAAAATGGGTGTAACTGGTTCCGTAACAAAAGATGCGCGTACATTAACACTTAATTTTGGTCAACCAGCAGCTGACCCAATGTATAGTGAAACAAAAGCAGCGTATAAAGTGTATATGATTGTGGTTATTGATCCAAACGAAATTGACTACAGCAGCATCATGCAAAATAAAGCAACATACACTTACAACGATAAAGTTATTACTTCTTATGAAAATAGCGAAATGTACTGGGATGCTGGCGGCGGTACTGCTTATGCAAAAAAATATGTTTTAGACAATAAAACAAATGCATATCTTAGTGGTAGCCAATATAATGTTGCTACTCCTGATGCAGACGGTAATTTATCAGTTGGCTATAAAATTCGAGTAAGAAGTGCCTATGAATTTGATAAATCATCGATAAACATTGGAGATGTTATTGCTGCAGATAATTTTAAATCTATCTCTAATGTGGAAGTAAATGGTTATGAGGCAAATCCAAACACGGGCTTCCAAATTGACGGGGAGCTTGAAAACCCTGTGCCACTTTCTGCGGATAAATATGCAGTAGAAGCTAAAGCAACGGCGAACACATTAGATATCACAAATCCAGTTGACATTCCGCAAATGCAACTATATAACGTTCTTTTCAAAGTGAATTATCAAAAAGTGAAATATGGAGCGAAACTAGTTAACCAAGCAGCAGGGTCAGAAGTTGCTACTGTTGTTCCATTAAACTTAAACCTTCTAAAACAAGATGATATAAGTAAAACCACATTGACAGGCTATGAATTCAAAGCTTATTATGCCGATGAAAATGGAAAAGCAGATTTAACGAAACCGGTCAAAGATACAAATAGTAATGAAATTATTATGACAGACTCTTCTGGCGCGGCAAATTTCATCCCGAATGGCTATAAAACAACTTCTAAAAATCAAGAATGGAAAGTAGTTCTAGTTGAAACAAAGACACCAACTGGTTATGAATCAAATGAAAATAAAGAGTATCCAGTGACAGTGAAGAGCGATGCGAATGGTAACTTATCCATTCCAAATAGCACAGAAACAGGGCTTGAAATCACAAATGATGATCACGGAGCAGCAACAGCTACTATTGATAACCATGCAGATGTAAAAATGATCGATGTGAATGGAGCGAAAACTTGGACAGGTGACACAGAAGCAAATCGTCCAGATTCCATCGAAGTACAACTTTTACAAGATGGTGTAGCTTATGGTAGCCCAATTACTGTTACAAAAGCAGATGACTGGAAATATGAATTCAAAAATGTTCCAGAAACAAATGCAGATGGAAATAAATACACGTATACAGTTTTAGAAAATACAGTTTCTAACTATACAAGTGCTGTCACAGGTCTTGATATTAATAACACATTGATTAAACCAGATATAAAAATGATTAATCTTGACGGCCAAAAAACGTGGAAAAACGATACAGAAAACGATCGTCCAGCATCTATTGAAATTCAATTGCAACAAAATGGTCAAGATTATGGTTTCCCAGTAACGGTTACAAAAGCTAATAACTGGAAATACGAATTTAAAAACCTACCAGAAACAACCAATGATGGAGCGGCTTACAACTACACAATTGTAGAAAAAGCAGTCCCAGGCTATGAAACAAAAGTCGACGGAATGGATGTTATCAACACGAAAATAGATGCACCAAAAACCGCTGTCTCCGGTGAAAAAACATGGAAAAATGACACTGCCAAAGACCGTCCAGACTTTATCGAAGTCCAGCTTTTACAAAATGGACAAACTTATGGCGATCCAGTAAAAGTAACGAAAGAAAACGACTGGAAATACAGCTTTAAAGATTTGCCTAAAGCTGATGCTAATAACCAAGATTATCGTTACGCCGTTGCTGAAATAGCAGTTCCAGGCTACAAAACAACGACAGATGGAATGAACTTAACCAACACAAAAGTAACCGATGAGAAAAATGCAACTTCAGCGAGCGGCACAAAAACTTGGGTGGGAGACAATGAAAAAACACGTCCAGACTCCATCGAAGTACAACTTTTACAAAATGGGAAAGCATACGGAACACCAATCAAAGTAACAGCAAAATCGAATTGGAAATACAGCTTTACCAACCTTCCAGAGAAAGACAAAACAGGTAAAAAATACAGCTATACCGTATCTGAAAAACAAGTATCTGGCTATAGTGTAAAAGTAAAAGGCATGGACTTAACGAATACAAAAGTAACAAAAACGACACCAAAAGATACACATTCTACCAATAAACCAAGTAAAACGAAGAAATTACCTGGAACTGGTGATACGAATGGTATGTTGCTATTTGCTGGTGGATTAGCACTGTTATTCTTAGGGTTACATCTTAGAAGAAAAAGTGCCAAATAA
- a CDS encoding cysteine hydrolase family protein, whose product MILLVIDTQKLIMTNNLYNFDSLVPNIEQLIATARKNKIEIVYIRHDDGPNTELTEGKEGFDIYEKFQPTKDERIFDKTVNSAFKGTGLLEYLKEKGTKKIVVAGLQTDFCIDATVKCGFEHDFHMIVPAHANSTEDNHFMSGENSYKYYNEWMWPGRYATCISMEETIKEMEYN is encoded by the coding sequence ATGATATTATTAGTTATAGATACACAAAAATTAATTATGACAAATAATCTGTATAATTTCGATTCACTTGTACCCAATATAGAACAATTAATCGCCACTGCTCGGAAAAATAAAATAGAAATAGTTTATATACGACATGACGACGGACCTAATACAGAACTTACAGAAGGAAAAGAAGGCTTCGATATTTACGAAAAATTCCAACCAACTAAAGACGAAAGAATTTTTGATAAAACCGTAAATAGCGCTTTTAAAGGAACAGGCTTACTTGAATACTTAAAAGAAAAAGGTACGAAGAAAATTGTAGTAGCAGGGTTGCAAACGGATTTTTGCATCGACGCGACGGTGAAATGTGGTTTTGAACATGATTTCCACATGATCGTTCCCGCCCATGCTAATTCGACGGAAGATAACCACTTTATGTCTGGTGAGAATAGTTATAAGTACTATAATGAATGGATGTGGCCTGGCCGTTACGCGACCTGCATATCTATGGAAGAAACGATTAAAGAAATGGAATATAACTGA
- a CDS encoding HAD family hydrolase has translation MINLIFDIDDTVYDQLKPFENAFKTVFGKADHLKIENLYIKSRFYSDEVYHRVVRGEMPKAEMHVYRITQALSDFDYQITKKEAETFQHAYEQNQRKIELSPGIKEILAWAKKNKITMGIITNGPKEHQQHKINDLQINDWIPAANTFISGKVGIEKPDKKIFELVAKQIGIDGAETYYIGDSFENDVIGSKNAGWHSIWLNRRGYLEPKDAVYLPDYCVENEQKLFALLQEIF, from the coding sequence ATGATTAATTTAATTTTTGATATTGACGATACAGTTTATGACCAACTAAAACCATTTGAAAACGCATTTAAAACTGTTTTTGGAAAAGCAGACCACCTGAAAATCGAAAATTTATATATTAAAAGTCGATTTTATAGTGATGAAGTGTATCACCGCGTTGTCCGAGGAGAAATGCCGAAAGCAGAAATGCACGTTTATCGGATTACGCAGGCGCTAAGCGATTTTGATTACCAAATTACGAAAAAAGAAGCAGAAACATTTCAACACGCCTACGAACAAAACCAGCGCAAAATCGAACTTTCGCCAGGGATTAAAGAAATTCTTGCATGGGCTAAAAAGAACAAAATAACGATGGGAATTATTACGAATGGCCCGAAAGAACACCAACAACATAAAATAAATGATTTACAAATAAACGATTGGATTCCAGCTGCGAACACTTTTATTTCTGGGAAAGTAGGGATTGAAAAACCAGATAAAAAAATATTTGAGCTAGTAGCAAAGCAAATTGGAATTGATGGTGCGGAAACGTATTATATTGGTGATTCTTTTGAAAATGATGTTATCGGTTCGAAAAATGCTGGCTGGCACTCGATTTGGTTGAACAGACGAGGATATTTGGAGCCGAAAGATGCAGTATACCTCCCGGATTATTGTGTTGAAAATGAGCAAAAATTATTTGCGCTTTTACAGGAGATATTTTAA
- a CDS encoding Rrf2 family transcriptional regulator, translated as MKFSKATNYALHTMVYLANLSPEKSVGVKELATKQNVSPTYLSKVLTMLVKAGYVESVTGVNGGYKLAEPASSISFLDVIQAIEGKGAFFHCDPKNHSESQPNCLIGEVMNKAEQQMDDYLSKQTVGSIVVEIEKHQH; from the coding sequence ATGAAATTCTCGAAAGCAACGAATTATGCGCTACATACGATGGTTTATTTAGCGAATTTATCACCAGAAAAATCTGTTGGTGTGAAAGAACTTGCGACCAAGCAAAATGTATCACCAACGTATCTATCTAAGGTGTTAACGATGTTAGTAAAAGCTGGCTACGTTGAGTCAGTAACGGGCGTCAATGGCGGTTATAAGCTGGCAGAACCTGCAAGTAGCATTAGTTTTCTAGATGTCATTCAAGCAATTGAAGGGAAGGGTGCATTTTTCCATTGTGATCCTAAAAATCATAGCGAAAGCCAGCCAAACTGCTTGATTGGCGAAGTGATGAATAAGGCAGAGCAACAGATGGATGACTATTTAAGCAAGCAGACAGTAGGCAGTATTGTCGTAGAAATTGAAAAACATCAACATTAA
- a CDS encoding class I SAM-dependent methyltransferase codes for MKHHHNHHGEAGFKRKVDYLDRPERSEVLSPEDFLKAMPIEKTASILDLGAGTGFLTIPAAKLVDNTVFALDLDAKMLELIEEKAKDAELANVETLEASMDDIPLETSSVDVVLASLVLHEADSLGDVLHEVSRVMKTGGYFASLEFDTKGTELKGPPMEIQISAEKLKDELAGFGFEVVKNWQLDEGMYVSIAEKK; via the coding sequence ATGAAGCATCATCATAATCACCACGGGGAAGCCGGGTTTAAACGAAAAGTAGATTATTTGGATCGACCAGAACGGAGCGAAGTGTTGTCGCCAGAGGACTTTTTGAAAGCTATGCCAATCGAAAAAACAGCGAGCATTTTAGATTTAGGGGCGGGAACAGGATTTTTAACGATTCCAGCTGCAAAATTGGTTGATAATACTGTTTTTGCATTAGATTTAGATGCGAAAATGTTGGAGTTAATTGAGGAGAAGGCGAAAGATGCGGAGTTGGCTAATGTAGAGACGTTAGAAGCGAGCATGGATGATATTCCGCTTGAAACCAGTTCGGTGGATGTTGTGCTTGCATCGCTTGTGTTGCATGAAGCGGATTCACTTGGGGACGTTTTACATGAAGTGAGTAGAGTTATGAAAACGGGCGGCTATTTTGCGAGTTTGGAATTTGATACGAAAGGGACTGAATTGAAAGGTCCACCAATGGAGATTCAAATTTCGGCGGAGAAATTGAAGGATGAGCTTGCGGGATTTGGGTTTGAAGTGGTGAAGAATTGGCAGTTGGATGAGGGCATGTATGTGAGTATTGCGGAGAAGAAGTAG
- a CDS encoding NADAR family protein: MAYPEIERYSIGWRMGYGEDYQTKFFEWWETLSSSEKLEYQTLFPEPITWDGWWEDKHPDEIISHGDFYVPIWEQSGLPKYNLNQMQNENQPELYLFENCYFSHCWMEEFSVSTQKYCCMEQFMIEQKVLETNSLEQIQALDKEIQPFDQDIWDKFKYAIALYGNWNKFNQKHILRDCLLSTGYSILIGTSSSDSPDMQNRLEWHGQNLLGLALMEVRDELRRVWENESLCDWNLVK; this comes from the coding sequence TTGGCTTATCCAGAAATTGAACGTTATTCCATTGGATGGCGCATGGGATACGGCGAAGATTATCAAACTAAATTTTTTGAATGGTGGGAAACTCTTTCTTCATCAGAAAAGCTAGAATACCAAACCCTATTTCCAGAACCTATCACTTGGGATGGCTGGTGGGAAGATAAGCACCCAGACGAAATTATTTCTCACGGAGACTTTTATGTGCCAATCTGGGAACAATCTGGCTTACCTAAATATAACTTGAATCAAATGCAAAATGAAAATCAGCCTGAACTTTACTTATTTGAGAATTGCTACTTCAGCCATTGCTGGATGGAAGAATTCTCCGTTTCTACTCAAAAATACTGCTGCATGGAACAGTTTATGATAGAGCAAAAAGTTTTAGAAACAAATTCGCTAGAGCAAATTCAAGCACTTGATAAAGAAATACAGCCATTTGACCAAGATATTTGGGACAAATTCAAATATGCTATTGCGTTATATGGAAACTGGAACAAATTTAATCAAAAGCACATTTTAAGAGATTGCTTACTTTCAACAGGATATAGCATTTTGATTGGGACAAGTTCTAGTGACTCTCCCGATATGCAGAATCGGCTGGAATGGCACGGACAAAATCTTCTAGGATTGGCACTAATGGAAGTGCGGGATGAACTCCGTCGCGTGTGGGAGAACGAATCTTTATGTGATTGGAATTTAGTAAAATAA
- a CDS encoding DUF3267 domain-containing protein, whose amino-acid sequence MERKLVQEINLLENKKLVMNLNIVAIVIVLVLTVLGIVFSGGFAITNGFMGIIWMFGGYAVAIVIHEAVHGIFFKAFRPEAKIKFGFKNGMAYAGSPGAFYTKAQFFIISIAPFIVLTGLFIFLRFLGVNEAILYLIFALHTSGCVGDFYYCILLINQPTGIVVEDTDKGINFYSEG is encoded by the coding sequence ATGGAAAGAAAATTGGTTCAAGAAATAAATTTACTGGAAAATAAAAAGTTAGTGATGAATTTGAATATTGTTGCCATCGTTATTGTGCTCGTATTAACTGTTTTAGGGATTGTTTTTTCAGGCGGTTTTGCAATTACGAATGGTTTTATGGGAATCATTTGGATGTTTGGTGGTTATGCAGTAGCGATTGTTATTCATGAGGCGGTGCACGGGATATTCTTTAAAGCATTTCGTCCGGAAGCAAAAATAAAATTTGGGTTTAAAAATGGGATGGCTTATGCGGGGAGTCCGGGAGCATTTTATACGAAAGCACAATTTTTTATTATTTCGATTGCGCCCTTTATTGTTCTTACGGGTTTATTCATTTTTCTGCGGTTTCTTGGTGTGAATGAAGCGATTCTTTATTTGATCTTTGCGCTACATACATCTGGCTGCGTGGGGGATTTTTATTACTGCATTCTCTTGATTAATCAGCCGACTGGGATCGTTGTTGAGGACACGGATAAAGGGATTAATTTTTATTCAGAAGGTTAA
- a CDS encoding aldo/keto reductase, with product MKRITIGNSALTASEISLGCMRMADLSKEDANKVINTALENGIDFFDHADIYGGGKSEEVFADAIDMNATIREKMILQSKCGIRQGFFDFSKEHIISSVEGSLKRLKTDYLDTLLLHRPDTLFEPEEVAAAFTELEKSGKVRHFGVSNQNPGQIELLKKYVDQELIANQLQFSIMHTGMIDTGLNVNMTIDPSLDRDGGILEYSRLNNMTIQAWSPFQFGFFEGVFLDNDKFPELNKTIDKIAADKGVTNSAIAVAWIQRHPASFQTVVGTMNPGRIADIAKASDVTLSREEWYEIYRAAGNQLP from the coding sequence TTGAAACGTATAACAATTGGTAATAGCGCTTTAACAGCTTCAGAAATTTCGCTTGGATGTATGAGAATGGCGGATCTTAGTAAAGAAGATGCAAACAAAGTGATTAATACAGCACTTGAAAATGGCATTGATTTTTTTGACCACGCGGATATTTATGGCGGCGGTAAATCAGAGGAAGTCTTTGCTGATGCGATTGATATGAATGCAACGATTCGTGAAAAAATGATTCTTCAATCAAAATGTGGAATTCGTCAAGGTTTCTTTGATTTTTCCAAAGAGCATATTATTTCATCTGTGGAAGGTAGCTTGAAACGCCTGAAAACAGATTATTTAGATACACTTTTACTTCATCGTCCGGATACACTTTTCGAACCAGAAGAAGTAGCAGCGGCTTTCACTGAGCTTGAAAAAAGTGGGAAAGTTCGTCACTTCGGTGTAAGTAATCAAAACCCGGGTCAAATTGAGCTACTTAAAAAATATGTCGACCAAGAATTAATCGCCAACCAACTGCAATTTAGCATTATGCATACGGGAATGATTGATACTGGTTTAAATGTTAATATGACGATTGATCCTTCGCTTGATCGTGATGGCGGGATTTTGGAATATAGTCGTTTAAATAATATGACTATCCAAGCTTGGTCTCCATTCCAATTTGGTTTCTTTGAGGGCGTTTTCTTAGATAATGACAAGTTCCCTGAATTAAACAAAACAATCGATAAAATTGCTGCTGATAAAGGTGTAACCAATTCAGCGATTGCTGTTGCGTGGATTCAGCGCCACCCTGCAAGCTTCCAAACAGTGGTTGGTACAATGAACCCTGGAAGAATTGCGGATATCGCTAAAGCTTCTGATGTAACTCTTAGCCGCGAAGAATGGTACGAAATTTATCGTGCTGCGGGCAACCAATTACCATGA